A single window of Dehalococcoidia bacterium DNA harbors:
- a CDS encoding putative PEP-binding protein — MSKKYVYLFHEGDKDQKDLLGGKGANLAEMTNLGLPVPPGFTITTEACNEYTRLGMQFPEGLMDQVRERLARVEAASGKKLGDPQTPLLVSVRSGAKFSMPGMMDTVLNLGLNETTLLGLVDQTGDERFAFDAYRRFIMMFSDIVLDLERRSFDRIFDEAKKSAGVEEDSHLQPEALKDVVQRFKAHVKRETGNDFPDEPMAQLELAIRAVFNSWNNERAFRYREIEKIPHDLGTAVNVQTMVFGNMGDDSGTGVAFTRDPGSGERLIWGEYLLNAQGEDVVAGIRTPTPIAQLARDNPSLYKQFADICETLEKHFRDTMDVEFTFEKGRLYFLQCRVGKRTTRAAVKIAHDMVQEGLIDKREALQRVQPQRLDDLLHPHVDPRVQTVPLGVVANDVAAIIADKPAVIYFDNGLQTMDLAAWDAMSPADRDGLIARAKFIDVAHGLPASPGAAVGQATFDPDTAAEIGIGGRGEPVILVREETSPDDIHGMQAAQGILTERGGMSSHAALVARGFGKPCVSGCEAISVNEESRSFSLNGVTLNQGQVLTIDGSAGVVLLGMIPAAEAELFDELDEFLRWADGARRLKVRANADNPPDAAKAIELGAEGIGLCRTEHMFLDKERLSVARAMILGAHQAKILQLDAESIEKELENATGEKKRRLDERLHEIQGRMEGPMGQYLGALEKILPMQQGDFEAIFRVMAGKPVTIRLIDPPMHEFLPDHDALLEDVTRLRIEAKFAEQIQELGEKEALLASVNAVREQNPMLGLRGVRLGILYPEINEMQVKAIFRAAIKLSQEGVEVFPEIMIPLVGFDTELRYLRELLETTARKEMDAAGKQIDYQFGTMIELPRAAVTAGQIAETAEFFSFGTNDLTQTALGCSRDDAEGKFLARYLDMGILKDNPFETIDQVGVGAIMRQAIAAGRQTRPNIKLGICGEHGGEPRSVEFFHQIGLDYVSCSPFRVPIARLAAAQAALGEGAERDR; from the coding sequence ATGAGCAAGAAGTACGTCTACCTGTTCCACGAAGGCGACAAGGACCAGAAGGATCTGCTCGGCGGCAAGGGCGCAAACCTCGCCGAGATGACGAATCTCGGACTGCCGGTGCCGCCCGGCTTCACCATCACCACCGAAGCCTGCAACGAGTACACCAGGCTCGGCATGCAGTTCCCCGAAGGCCTGATGGACCAGGTCCGCGAGCGCCTCGCTCGGGTCGAAGCGGCGTCCGGCAAGAAGCTCGGCGATCCGCAGACGCCGCTGCTCGTGTCGGTGCGCTCCGGCGCCAAGTTCTCGATGCCCGGCATGATGGACACCGTCCTCAACCTCGGCCTCAACGAGACGACGCTGCTCGGGCTCGTCGACCAGACCGGCGACGAGCGCTTCGCCTTCGACGCCTATCGCCGCTTCATCATGATGTTCTCCGACATCGTGCTCGACCTCGAACGCCGCAGCTTTGACCGCATCTTCGACGAAGCCAAGAAATCCGCCGGTGTTGAAGAAGACTCGCACCTCCAGCCCGAAGCGCTGAAGGACGTCGTCCAGCGCTTCAAGGCGCACGTGAAGCGCGAGACCGGCAACGACTTCCCGGACGAGCCGATGGCCCAGCTCGAGCTGGCGATCCGCGCCGTCTTCAACTCCTGGAATAACGAGCGTGCCTTTCGCTACCGCGAGATCGAGAAGATCCCGCACGACCTCGGCACGGCCGTCAACGTCCAGACGATGGTCTTCGGCAACATGGGCGACGACTCCGGCACCGGCGTCGCCTTCACACGCGACCCCGGCTCAGGTGAACGCCTGATCTGGGGCGAGTACCTGCTGAACGCGCAGGGCGAAGACGTCGTCGCGGGCATCCGCACGCCCACGCCGATCGCGCAGCTCGCGCGGGACAATCCGTCCCTGTACAAGCAGTTCGCCGACATCTGCGAGACGCTCGAGAAGCATTTTCGTGACACGATGGACGTCGAGTTCACGTTCGAGAAGGGACGCCTCTATTTCCTGCAGTGCCGCGTCGGCAAGCGCACGACGCGCGCCGCCGTGAAGATCGCCCACGACATGGTGCAAGAAGGGCTGATCGACAAGCGCGAGGCGCTGCAGCGCGTGCAGCCGCAGCGGCTCGACGATCTGCTCCACCCGCACGTCGACCCGCGTGTCCAGACCGTGCCGCTCGGCGTGGTGGCGAACGACGTCGCCGCGATCATCGCCGACAAGCCTGCCGTGATCTATTTCGACAACGGCCTGCAGACGATGGATCTCGCCGCGTGGGACGCCATGTCGCCGGCGGATCGCGACGGACTGATCGCTCGCGCGAAGTTCATCGATGTCGCGCACGGGCTGCCGGCATCGCCGGGCGCCGCCGTCGGCCAGGCGACGTTTGATCCTGACACCGCGGCCGAAATCGGCATCGGCGGCCGCGGCGAGCCCGTGATCCTCGTGCGGGAAGAGACCTCGCCCGACGACATTCACGGCATGCAGGCCGCACAGGGCATTCTCACCGAGCGCGGCGGCATGAGCAGCCACGCCGCGCTCGTCGCGCGCGGCTTCGGCAAGCCCTGCGTCTCAGGCTGCGAAGCGATCTCCGTGAATGAGGAGTCGCGCAGCTTCTCGCTCAACGGCGTCACGCTCAACCAGGGCCAGGTGCTGACGATCGACGGCTCGGCGGGCGTCGTCCTGCTCGGCATGATCCCGGCAGCCGAAGCCGAGCTGTTCGACGAGCTGGACGAGTTCCTGCGCTGGGCCGACGGGGCACGGCGCCTCAAGGTACGGGCGAACGCCGACAACCCGCCCGATGCCGCGAAGGCCATCGAACTGGGCGCCGAGGGCATTGGGCTCTGCCGCACCGAGCACATGTTCCTCGACAAGGAGCGCCTGTCCGTCGCGCGCGCCATGATCCTGGGCGCGCACCAGGCGAAAATCCTGCAACTCGATGCCGAGTCCATCGAAAAGGAACTGGAGAACGCCACCGGCGAGAAGAAGCGGCGTCTCGATGAGCGCCTGCATGAGATCCAGGGGCGCATGGAGGGCCCGATGGGCCAGTACCTCGGCGCGCTTGAGAAGATCTTGCCCATGCAGCAGGGCGACTTCGAGGCGATCTTCCGCGTCATGGCCGGCAAGCCCGTCACCATCCGCCTCATCGATCCGCCGATGCACGAGTTCCTGCCCGACCACGACGCGCTGCTCGAAGACGTCACGCGCCTGCGCATCGAGGCGAAGTTCGCAGAACAGATCCAGGAGCTGGGCGAAAAAGAGGCGCTGCTCGCCAGCGTCAACGCCGTACGCGAGCAGAACCCCATGCTCGGGCTGCGCGGCGTGCGGCTCGGCATCCTCTACCCGGAAATCAACGAGATGCAGGTGAAGGCGATCTTCCGCGCCGCGATCAAGCTCTCGCAGGAAGGCGTCGAGGTGTTCCCCGAGATCATGATCCCGCTCGTCGGCTTCGACACGGAGTTGCGTTACCTGCGCGAACTGCTCGAGACGACGGCGCGCAAGGAGATGGACGCCGCCGGCAAGCAGATCGACTACCAGTTCGGCACGATGATCGAGTTGCCGCGCGCCGCCGTCACCGCGGGACAGATCGCGGAGACGGCCGAGTTCTTCTCGTTCGGCACCAACGACCTCACGCAGACCGCGCTCGGCTGCTCGCGCGACGACGCCGAGGGCAAGTTCCTCGCGCGCTACCTCGACATGGGCATCCTCAAGGACAACCCGTTCGAGACGATCGACCAGGTAGGCGTCGGCGCGATCATGCGGCAGGCGATCGCCGCCGGACGGCAGACGCGCCCCAACATCAAGCTCGGCATCTGCGGCGAGCACGGCGGCGAGCCCCGTTCGGTCGAATTCTTCCACCAGATCGGCCTCGACTACGTGTCATGCTCACCCTTCCGCGTGCCGATCGCCCGCCTCGCCGCCGCGCAGGCAGCATTGGGTGAGGGCGCGGAGCGGGATCGGTGA
- a CDS encoding Sir2 family NAD-dependent protein deacetylase, producing the protein MRPRAQITTAATTLTNATHMIALTGAGMSVESGIPPFRGAGGLWTKHGEPPMDGYQRFMADPAAHWRNMLARRDSDDEFTRALNAAKPNAGHLAMAELERMGVLKHTICQNIDNLHFEAGSMSVTEIHGNRTKLRCVECTARWPWAEFTMTDIPPACPHCGGMVKSDTVMFGEPIPRQFLAECQAQAERADCIMIVGTSASVTPAAWFPEIVLERGGTLIEINTEPTPFSSHCAASIRAPSGEALPLIVDEIHRMQRLEPGD; encoded by the coding sequence ATGCGGCCTCGGGCTCAGATCACCACCGCCGCCACCACCCTCACCAACGCCACCCACATGATCGCGCTCACGGGCGCTGGCATGAGCGTCGAGAGCGGCATCCCGCCGTTCCGCGGCGCAGGCGGGCTCTGGACGAAGCACGGCGAGCCACCGATGGACGGCTATCAGCGCTTCATGGCCGACCCGGCGGCCCACTGGCGGAACATGCTCGCACGCCGCGATAGCGACGACGAGTTCACGCGCGCCCTCAACGCTGCGAAGCCCAACGCCGGGCACCTGGCGATGGCCGAACTCGAACGCATGGGCGTCCTCAAGCACACGATCTGCCAGAACATCGATAACCTGCACTTCGAAGCCGGCAGCATGTCCGTCACCGAGATCCACGGCAACCGCACGAAGCTGCGTTGCGTAGAGTGCACCGCGCGGTGGCCGTGGGCCGAGTTCACGATGACGGACATCCCGCCCGCGTGCCCGCACTGTGGCGGAATGGTGAAGTCCGACACGGTCATGTTCGGCGAACCGATCCCGCGCCAATTTCTCGCTGAGTGCCAGGCGCAGGCCGAGCGCGCTGACTGCATCATGATCGTTGGCACGTCCGCGAGCGTCACGCCCGCCGCGTGGTTCCCGGAGATCGTCCTCGAACGCGGCGGCACGCTGATCGAGATCAACACGGAGCCGACGCCGTTCTCGTCCCATTGCGCGGCGTCGATACGGGCGCCCTCGGGCGAAGCCTTGCCGCTGATCGTCGACGAGATTCACCGGATGCAACGGCTGGAACCTGGAGACTAG
- a CDS encoding amidase, whose product MIADQLALASIETVAEKIAAKEISPVELTQAMLERIERLNPQLNAYMTVTADIALEQARAAEREIVAGNHRGLLHGVPIAHKDLYATKGVRTTAGSKILTDWIPDHEATVVTKLRDAGAVMLGKLGMHEWAFGTTSANVHFGYVCNPWRVDCVPGGSSGGSGAAVAAGLAFAALGSDTGGSIRIPASFCGVVGLMPTYGRASLHGAVPLSRSLDHPGPLTRTVRDAAIVTQAISGHDPLDPATELRPVDDMLADAEQGPEGLRIGVPKQLFWDNLEPEVERLVRKAIADLAAAGADVQEVDWPEASVYSSAVGPIILAEAAAYHAQYLPARRAEYSDVVGGMLEAGAQIKATQYIDAMRIMERARSGEADRALDDVDVLMTPQVQQVAPKMADVLTDRDVVRRTALTSLIDLTGQPAMSVPCGVSSQAMPVGLQIIGRRWDEAAVVRAGRAYEMVRGPFPAPPIS is encoded by the coding sequence ATGATCGCAGACCAATTGGCCCTCGCGTCGATCGAGACCGTCGCAGAGAAGATCGCCGCGAAGGAAATCAGCCCGGTCGAGCTGACGCAGGCGATGCTCGAACGCATCGAGCGGCTGAACCCTCAGCTCAACGCGTACATGACGGTCACCGCCGACATCGCGCTCGAACAAGCACGCGCCGCGGAACGCGAGATCGTCGCCGGCAATCATCGCGGCCTGCTGCACGGCGTGCCCATCGCGCACAAGGACCTCTACGCGACGAAAGGCGTGCGCACCACCGCCGGCTCGAAGATCCTGACCGACTGGATCCCCGACCATGAGGCCACTGTCGTGACAAAGCTGCGCGACGCCGGCGCGGTGATGCTCGGCAAGCTTGGCATGCACGAGTGGGCGTTCGGCACGACGTCCGCCAACGTGCACTTTGGCTACGTGTGCAATCCCTGGAGGGTTGACTGCGTGCCGGGAGGCTCGTCCGGCGGCTCAGGAGCGGCGGTCGCCGCCGGTCTTGCGTTCGCGGCGCTCGGCAGCGACACCGGCGGCAGCATCCGCATTCCGGCGTCCTTCTGCGGCGTCGTCGGCCTCATGCCGACGTACGGACGCGCGAGCCTGCATGGCGCCGTCCCTCTCTCACGGTCGCTCGACCATCCCGGCCCGCTTACGCGCACGGTCCGCGATGCGGCCATCGTCACGCAGGCGATCAGCGGCCACGACCCGCTTGACCCTGCCACCGAGTTGCGCCCGGTCGACGACATGCTCGCGGACGCCGAGCAAGGACCAGAGGGCTTGCGCATCGGCGTGCCGAAGCAACTGTTCTGGGACAATCTGGAGCCCGAAGTCGAGCGCCTCGTGCGCAAAGCCATCGCCGACCTGGCCGCTGCCGGCGCTGACGTCCAGGAGGTCGATTGGCCCGAGGCATCCGTGTACTCATCCGCGGTCGGGCCGATCATCCTCGCGGAGGCGGCGGCCTACCACGCGCAGTACCTGCCAGCGCGACGCGCCGAGTACAGCGATGTTGTCGGCGGCATGCTCGAAGCCGGCGCCCAGATTAAGGCGACGCAATACATCGACGCGATGCGCATCATGGAACGCGCACGCAGCGGCGAAGCCGACCGCGCGCTCGATGACGTCGACGTGCTGATGACGCCGCAGGTGCAGCAGGTCGCACCGAAAATGGCGGACGTCCTCACAGACCGCGACGTGGTCCGGCGCACCGCGCTCACGAGCCTCATCGACCTCACCGGCCAGCCGGCCATGTCGGTGCCATGCGGCGTTTCCAGCCAGGCCATGCCCGTCGGACTGCAGATCATCGGCCGCCGCTGGGATGAAGCCGCGGTCGTACGCGCCGGCCGCGCGTACGAGATGGTGCGCGGCCCCTTCCCCGCCCCGCCGATCTCCTGA
- a CDS encoding GNAT family N-acetyltransferase, with translation MDLRYRRAIHHDLEAIAALHADSWRRTYRGMYSDAYLDGDLVADRRTVWEERLLDGDPRRVLLVAETDGAFAGFVCAYGAADETWGSLIDNLHVARAYQRLGLGRALMHSAASELNERHAESPVHLWALEGNTNARTFYEALGGRNESVAPHERPGGGMIQVCRYVWERPASLIAACRP, from the coding sequence ATGGATCTGCGCTACCGGCGAGCAATCCATCACGACCTCGAAGCGATCGCCGCGCTGCACGCGGATAGCTGGCGTCGGACCTATCGCGGCATGTACAGCGACGCCTACCTGGACGGCGACCTGGTTGCCGACCGCCGCACGGTCTGGGAGGAGCGGCTGCTCGACGGCGATCCGCGACGCGTGCTGCTCGTCGCCGAGACCGACGGCGCATTCGCGGGTTTCGTCTGCGCGTACGGCGCCGCAGACGAGACCTGGGGCTCGCTCATCGACAACCTGCACGTCGCGCGCGCGTATCAGCGCCTCGGTTTAGGCCGCGCCTTAATGCACAGCGCCGCCTCGGAACTGAATGAACGGCATGCAGAGAGCCCCGTCCATCTCTGGGCGCTCGAAGGAAACACGAACGCCAGGACGTTCTACGAAGCGCTCGGGGGCCGCAACGAAAGCGTCGCACCGCACGAGCGGCCAGGCGGCGGCATGATTCAAGTGTGCCGGTATGTCTGGGAACGTCCCGCATCGCTCATAGCGGCATGCCGGCCCTGA